Below is a window of Humulus lupulus chromosome 2, drHumLupu1.1, whole genome shotgun sequence DNA.
ataagtgtattatgtgttatgatacgtctttacgttattatgaaattatgtttatgtttatgactatgtgttagatttttccttgctgggcattaggctcattcctttctgtttatgtgcaggaaataagctttagaggtggaaagattcgtgacgcttggaggatgtgtatcgatgatgaatggagtcaaggggccgagcgttattcgattcgaggatgtagtctccttttaatttttatggttttatatgtattttccgcattttcttatgtaattcttttcatttaaatcatgttttgtttttaaagacaatgggatcccaaattcTTCTTAgcattctgtttatttgtaaataactcttattttgcaagttactcaataaattatggtattttcgtaaaaatgtaagatttatgtatagtttcgttaatggtccaaatagtctagagtagtgggtcgcTACAAGGAGACCAACACATGGACACCTCCCACCTACGTAAGCTCGGGGGAATAGATCATTGTGTGGGTCGAACACTCACGGAGCACGTGATAATGGAGGATGCTTGGCTTGATCGCATTGCTGGGGATGATGAAATGATGGAGGATGATTTCACACAACAAAACCAGGAATCTCGAACATACTTTCATGGCTTATCGGAAATGGTGAAAGACTTGGCCGAGGTTAAGGTAATGCAATTGGACTTAAAGGCTCAAGTTGCCAACATATTAAGTGGACAGAGGGATATGCAGAATCGCCAAAAAGAGACAATGGATAAGCTCGACAATCTACTTTTATTGGTGCAACAGTCTGTTGGGGCGCGATCGGATAGGGAAGATAGCTTGCCTGACAGTATTCTTGGACCATATCAAGGTGATGATGCGGCGACAAATAGTGAGACTTGTGCCAAAAGCCATGCTGAacacgatgatgatgatgatggtgtcCCTAGTGTTAATTTTAGAAGGCCATCACAGCGACGAAGGAACaattaagacacacatgttccATCTAGTGAAATACTGAAATCATGTTCGAACTAATAATTTTCCATTTTAACGTTTCAGTTCTCTCCTTAAATTCATATCTTATTGGAAAATAAACTTTCAAATTTCTAAAACAATCACCCCCTCACAATTTCCGTGTGGTTTGGATGAAACAAAATTAGATTTCTAAATTTAAATATCAATTCAACAGAGAAATACAAACTGCTAATAAATTCGACTGCCATCTAGATCCATCTAGATTACCCAAAAGTAAAAAAGAAATGTCAAATAACTTCCAATTTTGAAGataattttttctttcattaaTTGTTCTAATCAAATGATTACcgcataatttatttattatattttcaccAAATACAAATTGAATGGTGTAGTTTAGGGCCACAATTGTGGTGGCTTTTCCTACTAAATTTAAATCTGTACACAATAGTTtgaatagaaaaaaattattggATATATAGTAAGTTTGAATATTAAAATGGAATTATACTTTTTTTAGACAAGTTAACTTAGTACTTAATTATTACACATCAACTCAGTATACAAACATATCTACTTCGTACTGGCCAAATTTAGAGGTTACGACCTACAATGTCGATTGTAGACAAATGTATCTGGACCTAATAAATCAAAATGCCTATTAAAAAACTGAAACTAGTTCTCCTTTACAATTCCTCAACCCTTTCCAACTTGATTTAATACATCCGGGAGAAGGAAAAGTGGGCATGGCTAATACCAAAAAACATAGATGGTTTGATTAAGTATTCCTCATACTTAATTCTCTTCAGTCTACCACTAGTCCTTGTTGGTACTGGATGTGTGGGAATGGAGTTCTTCGACTTCAGCTTCTTCGTTGAAAATCTGGGGTCCGAATGGGTCTTCACAGGGCTACCTACGGGTAGAGGAGTCTGTTGCATGTAGTATTTTTCCTTGTCAGCGAAAACAACCGCCCTCACCTCGTTTCGATCATGTTTTACAAGCTGACATGCTATCTTCAGCCGCTCATCCACTGGAGCAAACTGCAAGGACACATTGATTAAAATGGTTAATTTCAGTGTTAACACACAGGTAGacgaataattaattttaacaactACATACCGGAGACATGGATTCCTCCCGTTTGAAGGACTCCATAAACTTCATGACATATACTCCACAATCGTGCCCATTGTCCTGTTGGGGTGTACCGCTCTTTATTGAAACCTTGAAGTTGGAGAACTGGAAGTCATTTTGTTTATGTTGCTTTATCTCGGACTTGAAAAGGCGATCAAGAGTACTTAGCTGACGTGCAAAATGTTTAGTAGtcatgaaaaattaaaaaacaaaacttTTGAAAGGAATAACAATGACAAGGGTGTTTGGCCATATTCTCACCATCTCTTTTGTGGCTTTTGTGCTTACGGTTTTGCTTCTGGCAGCAACAAGGGGGTCACAAATATCAGCACACCTATTGATTATATTCACCGCAACTAGGAACCAATGATTGACAATCTCAGTGACGAACACGGGTACAAGCATCTAAGAATACATCAAAATTAGATGATAGTGAGGCGTTCATTAGATTATCACCATTTCAGCAGAGGGGAtattgttaactttaacaaataCATTTTATGAAAGGATTAGGATTAATACAAACCAGTTCACATAAGGAAAACTGCCCAAAGTGGAAATCAGCCCATTGTTGGCTTACGGAGTAATCTTCCACTGGCCTCCCTTTCCCCAAGTATGCCTCCTATTATATTCACGACGTTTGTCAAATTGCATCATACAGCACAAAATAGTAAACATAAAAAGTGGGTTGAATTTCCGTTTATGGACTTTAGGTGAATTACCGATATTTGAGTGGGCATATACCAAATGGAAGTCGTTTGAGGAACCTCTTGTCGCTGCCTTTCCTCGTGTGTCAACACCCGGGAAAAGCAAGTAATGATCTAAAATCAAGAAACCACAATGTAAATGTTAATGATCAAAGTAATCACGTCGGAAATATAAAATCCACATGCAGTAACGACTTACATCACCAGAAATATCTCTTTCGGGAGTCAAGGTCCACATGGAGCTCCTGAACAGTTCCATCTTCCCAAACTTCACCAGAGTGTAGCTGAAATGAAGGAGACAGAAAAAATAAAGGCACATTATTAATACACCTCTGGAaggtatttaaattttatttaatcaactaAAATGGTATAACactttgttatccagatttccggatagcgtttagatggatagcctcggggaagcagaattatcaaagtctttcacgaaaggtgaccagagctcgcggatggacagaaaggcttcgcctctcccgtttagtgtcaagcttactctttcaagcaaccgcgacacggaagctcgtcaattctcccgaactcccgaagggatatccttcggggaaggttcttccaggagaagctcttcaggttaccttcacggatacagtcccgtgcctcgcacgaaagaagaccaagcggccgagtcatggaggaggcatagttggagtgatatccacctgacacaggatcccgcctgacacgcctgacaggtcgaggccgcacacatcccagcacgcctaaaagtaccatttcacctactgttccgctgacagcctggaaaagacagctgcctttgtgcattccccatactttcatgtaaatatacccacatagagcctggtagccaggcgactacggtaattgtatcccctatttatggctggtgtaattaaggctcaggggggcagagtgaaaccctaatccaaaaccctagctataaagacctcatcattttacgataggagggggtcaaaaaaattaaagagcAGGAAATCtgccaaaaatctctctagcttcatcttcttcaagagaacccgagagaaacattgtgagtttgtgaaggtcttatacaccagccatttCACTGTAATtcactacaagtataataacatcgactcgtggactagggctcgttaacgcctgaaccacgtaaaaaacctgtttgtttatttatatttctgcacttctacagttcttatctttttattattttgtttgtattcgtttctgaaaaactcggtaaacattttggtgctttcattgagagctgtagagagttgttagtcagctctttttctgtgtacgttttttgtattcactccgtactgaaaagatggtgactacgagaaaatccgcggtacAGAACGAACCCCCGGtagcccagaccgaaggagaaagtacccaaGACTCAGACTACCagggtgaagacccgacatcccgccaggatcgggtcagcactgaagatacgacatacttagaaaacgaagaagagtatgtccgagacggttactacaaagacggctactactacgagaaggatccagaactggtccaagtagccaagaaactggtggccactaaggccaagcttgctgagcaggagcgcgtctccgaaaaaatgcagcgcatgatggagcgcctccgagGCAAGcttggagatctaggcgactcggacgaggacgcctctgttttaggtggtgctgatgccaccatgccggatccagccgttgctggaccatccaaagccgcccttaacaagggcaaagaaaaagttggggagcctgtgcgcactaacgcccctgcacctcctaaaggcgcgaACCACCAGGCCaacagcccccccccccccgcgcgcagaaggtctctggcgctcctaagcccagacgtccttcagccccaagggggcccTCTGTGCctgaagggcccggtgctaaggcacccaggcctaggggaaggaacaaccaccccagtgattccgtcaactaGGACGGTCgagctgcggacacgcactccgaggatagctggtccacggtggacctaagaagaaggttggaggccaagtatgaaaagaccaaaggagaaaaggcccggcctcgcggagatgacctgcgaaatcatctcaacgacaagatccggggacgtgacctcccggagagtgatacaaagaggctcgaggaacagatagctgctttgaccaagctggtccggaagcaaagtggggccctgtcagactctgaggaggaagacccggaaccatgtattcggagaaTCGCGGAAACTCCCCTCCCgaagaacttcaaaatgcctcatatagaattatatgaggggaggacagacccgcgcacccatctagctaaatacaacaagatgatccaagtggcgcgcgtcagtgaggatgccaaatgcatgtgcttctcactcacccttaccaagtccgcagaggactggtggaaaagattagctcccggatccatccacagttggaaggagctacaatccgtgttcaggaggcagttcattgctgcccgggaccatgacatggaggttggttccttaaccaacatcaagcaactacccaatgagagcctcaaagctttcattcaaagaatgatggaagctgctgctaagaccaaggtcagcgatgatatgaagctgatcgcccttcaatcggggcttaccgtcggttccctgctatggggggaaatgcaaaggagacaggcagaaactctgtccgaattcatgtcgaaagctcagggaatcatcaaccttgaagatgcctaccaataggcctttggagttcccccagctccgatgCCCTCCGTGACTACGCCGAggtttgcttcgcaagctcccgcaccagccctcacttttccaggagcccagttcactccaagcgtgtatgggccttccgcgtctgctcagacgccgagtcaaacccatttttctgggtacggagctgtacaaaccggatgtagtatcgctcccggccggtcgcaaccgcaagcggaaggcccagaacaaaatctgagccaatcgcggaataaacgaggaggaagaaactccaaccggggggaccattcaaagaaaccccagaaggactatgagcccaagttcacggagtacaccagtttgatagactcacgagagaatgtctatcaagcgacctgtaatatggtcaactacaggaaacccccgaaagtgtctcacagaggaaggcgtccgcgagactccaataaaaggtgtgagttccacggagacgtggggcacaccacaaacgagtgccttcaactgaaggatgagatcgagtccctggcaagagcgggacacctcggtcaatgggtgaggatacccataatctatcccggacaaggagtagttcacggagctgcgttctctccgggacagagggggaccgctagcgctcctggagccagtcacccccaagctcctggatcccagttcccagcgcttcctgctccggcctctccggcacccatttcCATGTTGGCTCCCGGACCCGGAAAtccatatccgcctggccttgctccgccatctattgacggacacgtagccaccatttccggcggaccacaccttgccggaagcacccgcaactcccagaaaaggtacttgagggagttagaacacaccggggagatgtgcgccttggttcagtcacctgctcagcgtccccgaatgatggatcttcccatcaccttcacggaagatgacgcccgacatgtgcacttcccccacaacgatcccctcgtcatggaagcccagattgccaataagaatgTGTCACGGATCctcgtcgataatggaagctccgtaaacatcctcttcaaagctgccttccacgtgatcggattaaccgagactgatctgaccccatgccccatccagcttcaggggttcaatggggatgcactcatgcccttagggaaaattcaacttccagtcaccctcagaggagacagcGACACTTGTGCCTTCAGGCACtacacattcgtggt
It encodes the following:
- the LOC133818671 gene encoding uncharacterized protein LOC133818671 isoform X1, whose translation is MILRTWSSTGIVAPQNKSPKKKLLAQTGPYGEKAIEVFSSSGGKVVGSFHLDVPVLLEVMKLAKWMFSPYLEWSYTLVKFGKMELFRSSMWTLTPERDISGDIITCFSRVLTHEERQRQEVPQTTSIWYMPTQISEAYLGKGRPVEDYSVSQQWADFHFGQFSLCELMLVPVFVTEIVNHWFLVAVNIINRCADICDPLVAARSKTVSTKATKEMLSTLDRLFKSEIKQHKQNDFQFSNFKVSIKSGTPQQDNGHDCGVYVMKFMESFKREESMSPFAPVDERLKIACQLVKHDRNEVRAVVFADKEKYYMQQTPLPVGSPVKTHSDPRFSTKKLKSKNSIPTHPVPTRTSGRLKRIKYEEYLIKPSMFFGISHAHFSFSRMY
- the LOC133818671 gene encoding uncharacterized protein LOC133818671 isoform X2, which encodes MILRTWSSTGIVAPQNKSPKKKLLAQTGPYGEKAIEVFSSSGGKVVGSFHLDVPVLLEVMKLAKWMFSPYLEWSYTLVKFGKMELFRSSMWTLTPERDISGDIITCFSRVLTHEERQRQEVPQTTSIWYMPTQISEAYLGKGRPVEDYSMLVPVFVTEIVNHWFLVAVNIINRCADICDPLVAARSKTVSTKATKEMLSTLDRLFKSEIKQHKQNDFQFSNFKVSIKSGTPQQDNGHDCGVYVMKFMESFKREESMSPFAPVDERLKIACQLVKHDRNEVRAVVFADKEKYYMQQTPLPVGSPVKTHSDPRFSTKKLKSKNSIPTHPVPTRTSGRLKRIKYEEYLIKPSMFFGISHAHFSFSRMY